In a single window of the Ancylobacter polymorphus genome:
- a CDS encoding NAD(P)H-dependent oxidoreductase has product MRALVVYCHPVAESFTAGVRDAVVRGLKAAGHEVDLLDLYGEGVDPVMGREERLAYHEPGLNTVRIAGHLERVKQADALIFVAPTWWYGPPAMLKGWLERVLVPHETFGMPKPFRSLERRLTNIRVLAAVSSLGSPWYWWLWIGQPGRRILLDGIGGIVHRRARKLWLALHSMDSASAERRAAFLAKVEARFARL; this is encoded by the coding sequence ATGCGCGCGCTTGTCGTCTATTGCCACCCGGTGGCGGAAAGCTTCACCGCCGGCGTCCGCGACGCGGTTGTAAGGGGCCTGAAGGCCGCCGGCCATGAGGTGGATTTGCTCGATCTCTATGGCGAGGGCGTCGATCCGGTGATGGGCCGCGAGGAGCGGCTCGCCTATCACGAGCCCGGCCTCAACACGGTCCGCATCGCCGGTCATCTCGAACGGGTGAAGCAGGCCGACGCCCTCATCTTCGTCGCGCCCACCTGGTGGTACGGCCCTCCCGCCATGCTCAAGGGCTGGCTGGAGCGGGTACTGGTGCCGCACGAGACCTTCGGCATGCCCAAGCCCTTCCGCTCGCTGGAACGCCGGCTGACCAATATCCGCGTGCTGGCGGCGGTGAGTTCGCTCGGCTCGCCCTGGTATTGGTGGCTGTGGATCGGCCAGCCCGGCCGGCGCATCCTGCTCGACGGCATTGGCGGCATCGTCCACCGGCGCGCGCGCAAGCTATGGCTGGCGCTGCACAGCATGGATTCCGCCAGTGCCGAGCGCCGCGCCGCCTTCCTCGCCAAGGTCGAGGCCCGTTTCGCCCGGCTCTGA
- a CDS encoding FAD-binding oxidoreductase: protein MTYDIAALKARLAGIRLEDNPAVLRQKSRDFYWYSPTLKRQLDGVVGDILAAPVSEEEVLRILAACFDLGIPVTPRGTGTGNYGQAMPLAGGLVLDLSGLDKVLDIAPGRVRAQAGALLADIDAACAASGQELRLHPSTYRTASLGGFIAGGSGGVGSISWGGLRDLGNILSLRLATMETNPRLLTLTGEEVQKVAHAYGTNGIILDIEMPLAPAYDWTEAIVGFSDFNEAAAYANALGEQDALLKKLVSVIAAPIPQMSFLRHRPFLPDGRHIVLVMLAPMGRAAFESFTARWGGEMLFRSDLLPPEERKGLPPLYELAWNHTTLRALRVDPAITYLQTLYPFPDQLRLVAKAHDLLGEEVPAHLEFVRFDGKVTCFGLPLVRFTSEERLEEIVALHEALGIPVFNPHRYTLEEGGMKQTDPAQLAFKRQADPRGLLNPGKMIAWENPDFDFATGRTYLFPGLEGRSTGEVV from the coding sequence GTGACCTATGACATCGCCGCCCTGAAGGCCCGGCTGGCGGGCATCCGGCTGGAGGACAACCCGGCCGTGCTGCGGCAGAAGAGCCGCGATTTCTACTGGTACTCGCCGACGCTGAAGCGCCAGCTCGACGGGGTGGTCGGCGACATCCTCGCCGCCCCCGTTAGCGAGGAGGAGGTGCTGCGCATCCTCGCCGCCTGCTTCGACCTCGGCATTCCCGTCACCCCGCGCGGCACGGGCACCGGCAATTACGGCCAGGCCATGCCGCTGGCGGGCGGGCTGGTGCTCGACCTCTCCGGCCTCGACAAGGTGCTCGACATCGCCCCCGGCCGGGTGCGGGCGCAGGCCGGCGCATTGCTGGCGGACATCGACGCCGCCTGCGCAGCGAGCGGGCAGGAACTGCGCCTACACCCTTCCACCTACCGCACCGCCTCGCTGGGCGGCTTCATCGCCGGCGGCTCGGGCGGTGTCGGCTCCATCAGCTGGGGCGGGCTGCGCGACCTCGGCAATATCCTCTCGCTGCGCCTCGCCACCATGGAGACGAACCCGCGCCTCCTCACCCTGACTGGCGAGGAGGTGCAGAAGGTCGCCCACGCCTATGGCACCAACGGCATCATTCTCGACATCGAGATGCCGCTCGCGCCGGCCTATGACTGGACCGAGGCGATTGTCGGCTTTTCCGACTTCAACGAGGCCGCCGCCTATGCCAACGCGCTGGGCGAACAGGACGCGCTGCTGAAGAAGCTCGTTTCCGTTATCGCCGCGCCCATTCCGCAGATGAGCTTTTTGCGTCATCGCCCCTTCCTGCCGGACGGCCGGCACATCGTGCTGGTGATGCTGGCGCCGATGGGCCGCGCGGCGTTCGAGAGCTTCACCGCCCGCTGGGGCGGGGAAATGCTGTTCCGCTCCGATCTGCTGCCGCCGGAGGAGCGCAAGGGCCTGCCGCCGCTCTATGAACTTGCCTGGAACCACACGACGCTGCGGGCGCTGCGGGTTGATCCCGCCATCACCTATCTGCAGACGCTTTATCCCTTCCCGGACCAGCTGAGGCTGGTGGCGAAGGCGCATGACCTGCTGGGCGAGGAAGTGCCGGCACATCTCGAATTCGTGCGCTTCGATGGCAAGGTCACCTGCTTCGGCCTGCCGCTGGTGCGCTTTACCTCCGAGGAGCGGCTTGAGGAAATCGTCGCTCTGCATGAGGCGTTGGGCATCCCGGTGTTCAACCCGCACCGCTACACGCTGGAAGAGGGCGGCATGAAGCAGACCGACCCGGCGCAGCTCGCCTTCAAGCGCCAGGCGGACCCGCGCGGCCTGCTCAACCCCGGCAAGATGATCGCCTGGGAAAATCCCGACTTCGACTTTGCCACCGGCCGCACCTATCTGTTTCCGGGGCTCGAAGGCCGAAGCACGGGGGAGGTGGTCTGA
- a CDS encoding cytosine deaminase has product MTLDLKAPPAAFVLGHVRAPACLVPSFAGTADAEGLVALDIAVEGARLARLAPAGALVEAGPRLDLSGGLVLPGLVDIHTHLDKGFIWKRAPNPDGSFDGAVNAVNADRAAHWNEEDISRRFDFGLRCAYAHGTVAIRTHLDSDGPRAAGAWRVFAQMREAWRGRIELQAVGLIAIDRVLDDSAFTPLLDLVRTHGGRLGAYTYLTPNLEAGLARLFDAAERFGLGLDLHVDERDREGRGLDLLARMALERGFEGPILAGHCCALAVKGEDEIDRTLDRVAQAGIAVVSLPMCNLYLQDRQPGRTPRWRGVTLLQEMRARGIPVMVASDNARDPFYAFGDLDLVEVYREAARIAHLDHPHGDGPALITRAPAAHMGVAAGTLAEGADADLSLFPARSLNEWLARPLAARNVLRAGRAIATTPPDYAELDDLMERPRDL; this is encoded by the coding sequence GTGACGCTCGATCTGAAGGCCCCGCCCGCCGCCTTCGTGCTCGGCCATGTGCGCGCGCCCGCCTGTCTCGTGCCGTCCTTTGCCGGGACGGCGGATGCGGAAGGGCTGGTGGCGCTCGACATCGCGGTGGAAGGGGCGCGCCTCGCCCGCCTCGCCCCGGCCGGCGCACTGGTCGAGGCCGGACCCCGGCTCGACCTCTCGGGCGGGCTGGTGCTGCCCGGCCTTGTCGACATCCACACCCATCTCGACAAGGGTTTCATCTGGAAGCGGGCGCCCAACCCCGACGGCAGTTTCGACGGCGCGGTGAACGCGGTGAACGCGGACCGCGCGGCGCATTGGAACGAGGAGGACATAAGCCGGCGCTTCGATTTCGGCCTGCGCTGCGCCTATGCCCATGGCACGGTGGCGATTCGCACCCATCTCGATTCCGATGGGCCGCGCGCTGCCGGCGCGTGGCGGGTCTTCGCGCAGATGCGCGAGGCCTGGCGCGGGCGGATCGAGTTGCAGGCCGTCGGCCTCATCGCCATCGACCGCGTGCTGGACGATTCGGCCTTCACGCCGTTGCTGGATCTGGTGCGCACCCATGGCGGCCGGCTCGGCGCCTATACCTATCTCACCCCAAACCTCGAAGCCGGCCTTGCCCGGCTGTTCGACGCCGCCGAGCGCTTCGGCCTCGGGCTCGATCTGCATGTGGACGAGCGCGACCGCGAGGGGCGCGGGCTCGACCTGCTGGCGCGCATGGCGCTGGAGCGCGGATTTGAGGGGCCGATCCTCGCCGGCCATTGCTGCGCGCTGGCGGTGAAGGGAGAGGACGAGATCGACCGCACGCTCGACCGCGTCGCGCAGGCCGGCATCGCCGTGGTCTCGCTGCCCATGTGCAATCTCTATTTGCAGGACCGCCAGCCCGGCCGTACCCCGCGCTGGCGCGGCGTCACTTTGCTGCAGGAAATGAGGGCGCGCGGCATCCCGGTCATGGTCGCGAGCGACAATGCGCGCGATCCCTTCTATGCCTTTGGCGATCTCGATCTCGTTGAGGTCTACCGCGAGGCCGCCCGCATCGCCCATCTCGACCATCCCCATGGCGACGGGCCGGCGCTCATCACCCGCGCGCCGGCGGCGCATATGGGCGTGGCGGCCGGCACGCTGGCCGAGGGAGCCGACGCCGATCTCTCGCTTTTTCCCGCGCGCAGCCTCAATGAATGGCTCGCCCGCCCGCTGGCGGCGCGCAACGTGCTCCGCGCGGGCCGCGCGATTGCGACCACGCCGCCCGACTATGCCGAGCTGGACGATCTGATGGAGCGCCCGCGTGACCTATGA
- a CDS encoding ABC transporter permease: MATSPLRWLLPLGVLAALILGWEAVVKLNNLPPYVLPAPDAVLATLVKDRAVLFASMLVTLQTTLVALALAVVGGVALALLFASARIVEFSLFPIAVILQVTPVIAVAPLMLIYLSTDSAVLLCAWIVAFFPVLSNTTLGLNSVDPNLRDLFRLSGASRWQTLAQLKLPTALPYFLGGLRIAGGLALIGAVVGEIAAGSAGQGSGLAFRIVESAYRLNIPRLFAALLLISLTGILIYAALSLLSWLVLRRWHESELGGRT, translated from the coding sequence ATGGCCACCTCGCCGCTGCGCTGGCTGCTCCCCCTCGGCGTGCTGGCGGCGCTCATCCTCGGCTGGGAAGCGGTGGTGAAGCTCAACAACCTGCCACCCTATGTGCTGCCGGCCCCGGACGCGGTGCTGGCGACGCTGGTGAAGGACCGCGCGGTGCTGTTCGCCTCCATGCTGGTGACGCTGCAAACCACGCTGGTCGCGCTGGCGCTGGCCGTGGTCGGCGGCGTCGCCCTGGCGCTGCTGTTCGCCAGCGCCCGCATCGTCGAATTCTCGCTGTTCCCCATCGCTGTCATTCTGCAGGTGACGCCCGTCATCGCCGTGGCGCCGCTGATGCTGATCTACCTCTCCACCGACAGCGCGGTGCTGCTCTGCGCCTGGATCGTCGCCTTCTTCCCGGTTCTGTCCAACACCACGCTGGGGCTGAACTCGGTCGACCCGAACCTGCGCGACCTGTTCCGCCTCTCCGGCGCCTCGCGCTGGCAGACCCTGGCGCAGCTCAAACTGCCCACCGCCCTGCCCTATTTCCTCGGCGGGCTGCGCATTGCCGGCGGGCTGGCGCTGATCGGCGCCGTGGTCGGCGAGATCGCCGCCGGCTCGGCCGGGCAGGGTTCGGGCCTCGCCTTCCGCATCGTCGAATCCGCCTACCGGCTGAACATTCCGCGCCTGTTCGCCGCGCTGCTGCTCATCTCGCTCACCGGCATCCTCATCTATGCGGCGCTGAGCCTGCTGTCCTGGCTGGTGCTGCGGCGCTGGCACGAAAGCGAACTGGGTGGCCGGACGTGA
- a CDS encoding ABC transporter ATP-binding protein, whose product MNAHPSDIAPRPAGEGAPLLRLSGVGKRFANSVTALEGLDMEVRAGEFVSLLGPSGCGKSTALRLIAGLAEPSEGRLDWDADEKARRAQHPHAIGFVFQEPTLMPWASVFGNVHLPLKLAGVGRREAEPAIMEALELVGLSAFRNAYPRELSGGMKMRVSIARALVTKPRLLLMDEPFAALDEITRFKLNNDLLEVWRRLNCTIVFVTHSVFESVYLSSRILVFRARPGRVSAELTIAPDQPRDEAFRTSPEYAALCRETSLALARAMDAR is encoded by the coding sequence ATGAACGCTCACCCGTCGGACATCGCACCCCGTCCGGCCGGCGAGGGCGCGCCGCTGCTGCGGCTTTCCGGCGTCGGCAAACGCTTTGCCAACAGCGTCACCGCGCTGGAAGGGCTGGATATGGAGGTCCGCGCGGGCGAGTTCGTCTCGCTGCTCGGCCCCTCCGGCTGCGGCAAATCGACGGCGCTGCGGCTCATCGCCGGCCTCGCCGAGCCGAGCGAGGGCCGGCTGGACTGGGACGCGGACGAGAAGGCCCGGCGCGCGCAGCATCCCCACGCCATCGGCTTCGTGTTTCAGGAACCGACGCTGATGCCCTGGGCCAGCGTGTTCGGCAATGTGCATCTGCCGCTGAAACTCGCCGGGGTCGGCCGGCGCGAGGCCGAGCCCGCCATCATGGAAGCGCTGGAGCTGGTCGGCCTTTCCGCCTTCCGTAACGCCTATCCGCGCGAGCTTTCCGGCGGCATGAAGATGCGCGTTTCCATCGCCCGCGCGCTCGTCACCAAGCCGCGCCTGCTCTTGATGGACGAGCCTTTCGCCGCGCTGGACGAGATCACCCGCTTCAAGCTCAACAATGATCTGTTGGAGGTGTGGCGGCGCCTCAACTGCACCATCGTCTTCGTCACCCATTCCGTGTTCGAATCGGTCTATCTCTCGTCGCGCATCTTGGTCTTCCGCGCCCGCCCCGGACGCGTCTCGGCGGAACTGACCATCGCGCCGGATCAGCCGCGCGACGAAGCCTTCCGCACCTCGCCGGAATATGCGGCGCTGTGCCGCGAAACCTCCCTCGCCCTCGCCCGGGCGATGGACGCGCGCTAG
- a CDS encoding ABC transporter substrate-binding protein, producing MRPRLPRLRSLFPLAALGALALATLLTAGPARAADKVTFGTNWVAQAEHGGFYQAVADGTYAKYGLDVTIMPGGPQANNRLLLPVGKIDFYMGANMLQAISSVVENIPTEVVAAMFQKDPQVLIAHPDVTQFEQLKTRTLFISKEGLASYYQWLIADYGFSESQVKPYTFNAAPFLVDKNSAMQGYITSEPYAVEQQGGFKPSLFLLADYGFETYATTIETRTELVKQNPDLVQRFVDASIIGWYNYLYGDNAKANALIKQDNPEMTDAMIAFSIAKMKEYGIVDSGDTTTLGIGAMSDARMKAFYDKMVKAKVLAPGIDYAKSYTLHFVNKGVGKELAPK from the coding sequence ATGCGCCCGCGTCTGCCGCGCTTGCGTTCCCTCTTCCCTCTCGCCGCGCTGGGTGCGCTGGCCCTCGCCACTCTGCTCACGGCCGGGCCGGCGCGTGCGGCGGACAAGGTGACCTTCGGCACCAACTGGGTCGCCCAGGCCGAGCATGGCGGCTTCTACCAGGCGGTAGCCGATGGCACCTATGCGAAATACGGGCTCGACGTCACCATCATGCCCGGCGGCCCGCAGGCCAATAACCGGCTGCTGCTGCCGGTGGGCAAGATCGATTTCTACATGGGCGCCAACATGCTGCAGGCGATCTCCTCGGTGGTGGAGAACATCCCCACCGAAGTCGTCGCCGCGATGTTCCAGAAGGACCCGCAGGTCCTCATCGCCCATCCCGACGTGACGCAGTTCGAGCAGCTGAAGACCCGGACGCTGTTCATTTCCAAGGAAGGGCTGGCGAGCTACTACCAATGGCTGATCGCCGATTACGGCTTCAGCGAGAGCCAGGTGAAGCCCTACACCTTCAACGCCGCGCCGTTCCTCGTCGACAAGAACAGCGCCATGCAGGGCTACATCACCTCCGAGCCTTATGCGGTGGAACAGCAGGGCGGCTTCAAGCCGAGCCTGTTCCTGCTCGCCGATTACGGTTTCGAGACCTACGCCACAACTATTGAGACCCGCACCGAGCTGGTGAAGCAGAACCCCGACCTCGTGCAGCGCTTCGTCGATGCCTCGATCATCGGATGGTACAATTATCTGTATGGCGACAATGCCAAGGCCAATGCCCTGATCAAACAGGACAATCCGGAGATGACCGACGCCATGATCGCCTTCTCCATCGCCAAGATGAAGGAATATGGCATCGTCGATTCCGGCGACACGACCACGCTCGGCATCGGTGCGATGAGCGATGCGCGGATGAAGGCGTTCTACGACAAGATGGTGAAGGCCAAGGTGCTGGCGCCGGGCATCGACTACGCCAAATCCTACACGCTGCACTTCGTCAACAAGGGCGTCGGCAAGGAGCTGGCGCCGAAATGA
- a CDS encoding RidA family protein, with product MLRHFVPPAIRAPFARYSHAVEIPAGARLLLVSGQLGITPDDAIPDGVEEQAALCFAAIEACLTEAGMGRADIVRLNAYVTDRAYLAGYMAARDRFIAAPPPASTLMIVSGFARPEFKVEIEALAARQD from the coding sequence ATGCTTCGCCATTTCGTGCCACCCGCCATCCGCGCCCCTTTCGCCCGCTACAGCCACGCGGTGGAAATCCCCGCCGGCGCCCGGTTGTTGTTGGTCTCCGGCCAGCTCGGCATCACCCCGGACGACGCCATTCCCGACGGGGTGGAAGAACAGGCCGCGCTGTGCTTCGCCGCCATCGAGGCCTGCCTCACCGAGGCCGGCATGGGGCGCGCCGATATTGTGCGGCTCAACGCCTATGTCACCGACCGGGCTTATCTCGCCGGCTATATGGCGGCGCGCGACCGCTTCATCGCTGCCCCGCCGCCGGCGTCGACGCTGATGATCGTCTCCGGCTTCGCCCGGCCGGAATTCAAGGTGGAAATCGAGGCGCTGGCGGCCCGGCAGGATTGA
- a CDS encoding creatininase family protein produces MPPKRFWTELSWTDFAQGDTENWIAVLPVAAVEQHGPHLPVGVDAFIGEGYLKEVVRLLPDDIPALFLPMQAIGKSNEHLDFPGTLTLSAETVIRAWTEIGESVHRAGVRKLVIVNSHGGNVPILDIVARELRARLGMLAVMVSWHRFGYPEGLFTAQERQHGIHAGGVETSLMLAFRPDTVRTDEVRDFPPVTLAMEQEFAFLRAGSPAGFGWMAQDIQPTGAMGDATEASFEKGEVCALYGARSFVELLGDVHRFDLSRLPAGPRGGVVR; encoded by the coding sequence ATGCCCCCCAAACGCTTCTGGACCGAACTCAGCTGGACCGACTTCGCCCAGGGCGACACGGAGAACTGGATCGCCGTCTTGCCGGTGGCGGCGGTGGAACAGCACGGGCCGCATCTGCCGGTGGGCGTCGACGCCTTCATCGGCGAGGGCTATCTCAAGGAAGTGGTGCGGCTGCTGCCGGACGATATCCCCGCCCTGTTCCTGCCCATGCAGGCCATCGGCAAGTCGAACGAGCATCTCGATTTTCCCGGCACGCTGACGCTTTCGGCCGAGACGGTGATCCGCGCCTGGACGGAGATCGGCGAGAGCGTGCACCGCGCCGGGGTGCGCAAGCTGGTGATCGTCAATTCCCATGGCGGCAATGTGCCGATCCTCGACATCGTCGCGCGCGAATTGCGGGCGCGGCTCGGCATGCTCGCGGTCATGGTCTCCTGGCATCGCTTCGGCTATCCCGAGGGCCTGTTCACCGCGCAGGAACGCCAGCACGGCATCCATGCCGGCGGGGTGGAGACCTCGCTGATGCTCGCCTTCCGGCCCGATACGGTGCGGACGGACGAGGTGCGGGACTTTCCTCCGGTGACGCTGGCCATGGAGCAGGAATTCGCCTTTCTGCGCGCCGGCTCGCCGGCCGGGTTCGGCTGGATGGCGCAGGATATCCAGCCCACCGGCGCGATGGGCGATGCCACCGAGGCGAGCTTTGAGAAGGGCGAGGTCTGCGCGCTGTACGGGGCGCGCTCTTTTGTCGAACTGCTCGGCGATGTCCATCGTTTCGATCTGTCGCGGCTGCCGGCGGGGCCGCGCGGCGGGGTGGTCCGCTGA
- a CDS encoding Ldh family oxidoreductase: MEGSVARAAFHSRPLSLDAARAYAARVLERFGAAPGNAAVTADALVRAEADGLITHGLTRLPSYSAMVAAGKIDGHAVPRMRPVAPAVLAVDAGNGFAYPALAHALPTLAEMARVSGVALMAVRRSSHFGVAGQPVETLANEGLVGLAFSNASASIAPWGGKRPVFGTNPIAFATPLKGRAPAVVDLSVAKVARGNLLAAVQRGEEAIPPGWAFDREGNPTTDAKAGLAGTMVPMGEAKGTALAFVVEVMAAALTASTFSFDAPSFFTGEGPPASVGHVVIAINPGLLAGDAYLDHLERLALTIESEPGARLPGTRRLVNRERAAREGVTLTVGVQRALAQMGYVDAPEAAGA, encoded by the coding sequence ATGGAAGGCTCGGTCGCGCGGGCGGCGTTCCATTCCCGCCCTCTCTCGCTTGACGCTGCCCGCGCCTATGCGGCGCGGGTACTGGAGCGCTTCGGTGCGGCGCCCGGCAATGCCGCGGTGACCGCCGACGCGCTGGTGCGCGCCGAGGCGGACGGGCTCATCACCCATGGCCTGACCCGGTTGCCGAGCTACAGCGCCATGGTCGCCGCCGGCAAGATCGACGGCCATGCGGTGCCGCGCATGCGCCCCGTCGCGCCGGCGGTGCTGGCGGTGGATGCCGGCAACGGCTTTGCCTACCCCGCCCTCGCTCATGCTCTTCCGACATTGGCGGAAATGGCGCGGGTGAGCGGGGTGGCGCTGATGGCGGTGCGGCGCTCCAGCCATTTCGGCGTCGCCGGCCAGCCGGTGGAGACGCTGGCGAATGAAGGTCTCGTCGGCCTCGCCTTTTCCAACGCCTCGGCCTCCATCGCCCCCTGGGGCGGGAAGCGGCCGGTGTTCGGCACCAACCCCATCGCCTTCGCCACGCCGCTGAAGGGACGGGCGCCGGCGGTGGTGGACCTCTCCGTCGCCAAGGTGGCGCGCGGCAATCTGCTCGCCGCCGTGCAGCGTGGCGAGGAGGCCATTCCTCCGGGCTGGGCCTTCGACCGCGAGGGCAATCCCACCACTGACGCCAAGGCGGGGCTCGCCGGCACCATGGTGCCGATGGGTGAGGCCAAGGGCACCGCTCTCGCCTTCGTCGTCGAGGTGATGGCGGCGGCGCTTACCGCCTCCACCTTCTCCTTCGATGCGCCGAGCTTCTTCACCGGCGAGGGGCCGCCCGCTTCGGTCGGCCATGTGGTGATCGCCATCAATCCCGGCCTGCTGGCGGGCGATGCCTATCTCGACCATCTCGAACGCCTGGCGCTCACCATCGAGAGCGAGCCCGGCGCGCGGCTGCCGGGAACGCGCCGGCTGGTCAACCGCGAACGCGCGGCCCGCGAGGGTGTGACGCTCACCGTCGGCGTGCAGCGGGCGCTGGCGCAGATGGGCTATGTCGACGCTCCGGAAGCGGCGGGGGCCTGA
- the ppa gene encoding inorganic diphosphatase produces the protein MDISRISVGPNPPDEVHAIIEIPAGGAPVKYEIDKESGALFVDRFLHTPMFYPGNYGFVPNTLGDDGDPIDVIVLSPMPLLAGSVIACRPVGVLMMTDEKGGDEKILAVPADSVYPYHSKIKSYADLPELIIEQIGHFFTHYKDLEKGKKVTVAGWEGPERARELILKAIAAYK, from the coding sequence ATGGATATTTCGCGCATTTCGGTCGGGCCCAACCCGCCTGACGAAGTCCACGCCATCATCGAAATCCCCGCCGGCGGCGCGCCGGTGAAATACGAGATCGACAAGGAATCGGGCGCGCTGTTCGTCGACCGCTTTCTGCACACGCCGATGTTCTATCCCGGCAATTACGGCTTCGTGCCGAACACGCTCGGCGATGACGGCGACCCGATCGACGTGATCGTGCTGTCGCCCATGCCGTTGCTCGCGGGTTCGGTTATCGCCTGCCGCCCGGTCGGCGTGCTGATGATGACCGACGAGAAGGGCGGCGACGAGAAGATCCTCGCCGTGCCGGCGGACTCGGTCTATCCGTACCACTCCAAGATCAAGAGCTATGCCGACCTGCCGGAGCTGATCATCGAGCAGATCGGCCACTTCTTCACCCATTACAAGGATCTGGAGAAGGGCAAGAAGGTCACGGTCGCCGGCTGGGAAGGCCCGGAGCGCGCCCGCGAGCTGATCCTCAAGGCGATCGCCGCCTATAAGTGA
- a CDS encoding IS1380-like element ISPme1 family transposase — translation MDHLEGAGLARGDRVDFDRRVRLEFRGAQISSDGGLLVMRELDDVLGLSNLASEALRDSRTGKNTLHRLDGLFRQSVFGRLAGYEDVNDADRLALDPVMRQVVGGRAVEAQAASASQMGRFETETLALAANRAALADLNGQWIDRFHDRNGLKYIVLDMDSSVSPTHGDQEGAAWNGHFDCTCYHPIFLFNQFGMLERCALRNGNAHSADGWRDVLDPVIARYAGRDLGGRFFRADAAYAIPAIYMRLEEARFFYAIRLPANAVLREKIAHRLTRPVGRPSLTKVKRFFEDFEYQAASWDKPRRVIAKIEWHPGELFPKVGFIVTNLPMEPDWVVRFYNQRGTAEQHIKEGKYAFRWTRLSCRKFRHNEVRLQLHALAYNLATFLRCIELPEAMADWSLTSLQLKLIKIGARVVRHARAITFQLAEVAVTGPMVRAVLAAIRRLRTPPSCA, via the coding sequence ATGGATCACCTGGAGGGTGCGGGCTTGGCGCGGGGAGATCGGGTTGATTTCGACCGCCGTGTGCGTCTGGAGTTCCGTGGTGCGCAGATCAGTTCAGACGGTGGCCTGCTGGTGATGCGCGAGCTTGATGACGTGCTCGGCCTGTCCAATCTGGCGTCGGAGGCGCTGCGAGACAGCCGCACCGGGAAGAACACGCTCCATCGGCTTGACGGATTGTTCCGGCAATCGGTGTTCGGACGACTGGCCGGATACGAGGATGTGAACGATGCCGACCGCTTGGCCCTCGATCCCGTGATGCGTCAGGTCGTTGGCGGCAGGGCCGTCGAGGCGCAAGCTGCTTCGGCATCGCAGATGGGACGGTTCGAGACCGAGACGCTGGCTCTGGCCGCGAACCGGGCGGCGCTGGCCGATCTGAACGGCCAATGGATCGACCGGTTTCATGACCGCAACGGGTTGAAATACATCGTGCTGGACATGGACAGCTCGGTCAGCCCCACCCACGGCGATCAGGAAGGTGCTGCCTGGAACGGGCATTTCGACTGCACCTGCTATCACCCCATCTTCTTGTTCAACCAGTTTGGCATGCTGGAGCGCTGCGCCCTGCGTAACGGCAATGCCCACAGCGCCGATGGCTGGCGGGATGTCCTTGATCCCGTCATTGCCCGATATGCTGGCCGCGACCTTGGTGGACGCTTCTTCCGGGCCGACGCTGCCTACGCGATCCCCGCGATCTATATGCGGCTGGAAGAAGCCAGGTTCTTCTACGCCATCCGTCTGCCCGCCAACGCCGTCTTGCGCGAGAAGATCGCGCATCGGCTGACACGGCCCGTGGGACGGCCTTCGCTGACCAAGGTCAAACGGTTCTTCGAGGACTTCGAGTATCAGGCGGCGTCCTGGGACAAGCCGCGCCGCGTCATCGCCAAGATCGAATGGCATCCGGGCGAGCTGTTCCCCAAAGTCGGCTTCATCGTCACCAACCTGCCGATGGAGCCAGACTGGGTGGTGAGGTTCTACAACCAGCGCGGCACCGCAGAGCAGCACATCAAGGAAGGCAAATATGCCTTTCGCTGGACGCGGCTGTCATGCCGGAAGTTCCGGCACAACGAGGTGCGGCTGCAACTGCACGCGCTGGCCTACAACCTGGCAACCTTCCTGCGCTGCATCGAACTGCCCGAGGCCATGGCGGACTGGTCGTTGACCAGCCTGCAACTCAAGCTGATCAAGATCGGCGCCCGCGTCGTCCGCCACGCCCGCGCCATTACCTTCCAGTTGGCCGAGGTCGCCGTCACCGGCCCGATGGTGCGGGCCGTCCTTGCCGCCATCCGCCGTCTTCGAACGCCTCCGTCATGCGCATGA